Proteins encoded together in one Acidaminococcus timonensis window:
- the gcdA gene encoding sodium ion-translocating glutaconyl-CoA decarboxylase subunit alpha, which yields MGFYSMPRYFQHLPQVGKPLKKADADNTEKLKKIEDEIHALIKQAQDAGKADADVNKRGELTARQRLEKLVEPGTWRPLNSLYNPQGNKNGSVGVLKGLGRVNGKWCVVIASDNKKLAGAWVPGQAECLLRASDTAKTLHIPLVYVLNCSGVKFDEQEKVYPNRRGGGTPFFRNAELNQLGVPVIVGIYGTNPAGGGYHSISPTVIIAHEKANMAVGGAGIMGGMNPKGHVDLEYANEIADMVDRTGKTEPPGAVDIHYTETGFIREVYASEEGVLEGIKKYVGMLPKYDPEFFRVDDPKEPAFPADDLYSMVPLNDKRAYDIYNVIGRLFDNSEFKEYKKGYGPEMVTGLAKVNGLLVGVVANVQGLLMNYPEYKAAGSVGIGGKLYRQGLVKMNEFVALCTRDRLPIVWIQDTTGIDVGNDAEKAELLGLGQSLIYSIQSSRIPQFEITLRKGTAAAHYVLGGPQGNDTNAFSIGTAATEIAVMNGETAATAMYSRRLAKDRKAGKDLQPTIDKMNALIQAFYTKSRPKVCAELGLVDEIVDMNKLRDYVVAFTEAAYQNPESICPFHQMLLPRAIREFDTFVKK from the coding sequence ATGGGTTTCTACTCTATGCCTAGATATTTCCAACACCTGCCTCAAGTAGGCAAACCGCTGAAAAAAGCAGATGCTGACAATACCGAGAAGCTGAAAAAAATCGAAGACGAGATCCATGCGCTGATCAAACAAGCGCAGGATGCCGGCAAGGCTGACGCTGACGTCAACAAGAGAGGCGAACTGACCGCCCGCCAGAGACTGGAAAAACTGGTGGAACCGGGTACCTGGAGACCGCTGAACAGCCTGTACAATCCCCAGGGCAACAAGAACGGTTCCGTGGGCGTGCTGAAAGGCCTGGGCCGTGTCAACGGCAAATGGTGCGTGGTCATTGCTTCCGATAACAAGAAGCTGGCCGGTGCCTGGGTCCCCGGCCAGGCTGAATGCCTGCTGCGGGCTTCTGATACCGCCAAGACCCTGCACATTCCTCTGGTGTATGTGCTGAACTGCTCCGGTGTGAAGTTCGATGAACAGGAAAAGGTATATCCCAACCGTCGTGGCGGCGGTACTCCTTTCTTCCGCAACGCTGAACTGAACCAGCTGGGTGTTCCCGTCATCGTAGGGATCTACGGGACGAACCCTGCAGGCGGCGGCTACCATTCCATCAGCCCCACTGTGATCATTGCCCATGAAAAAGCCAACATGGCTGTCGGCGGTGCCGGTATCATGGGTGGTATGAACCCCAAAGGCCATGTGGATCTGGAATATGCCAACGAAATCGCCGATATGGTAGATCGTACCGGCAAAACGGAACCTCCGGGAGCTGTCGACATCCATTACACCGAGACCGGCTTCATCCGCGAAGTGTACGCTTCTGAAGAAGGCGTCCTGGAAGGCATCAAGAAGTATGTAGGCATGCTGCCGAAATACGATCCTGAATTCTTCCGTGTGGACGATCCGAAAGAACCGGCCTTCCCGGCTGACGATCTGTACAGCATGGTTCCGCTGAACGACAAACGGGCCTATGATATCTACAATGTCATCGGTCGTCTGTTCGATAACAGCGAATTCAAAGAATATAAGAAAGGCTATGGCCCTGAAATGGTTACGGGCCTGGCCAAAGTCAACGGCCTGCTGGTCGGCGTCGTAGCTAACGTCCAGGGCCTGCTGATGAACTACCCTGAATACAAGGCTGCCGGCTCCGTAGGGATCGGTGGCAAGCTGTACCGTCAGGGCCTGGTGAAGATGAACGAATTCGTCGCTCTGTGCACCAGAGATCGTCTGCCCATCGTCTGGATCCAGGACACCACCGGTATCGACGTAGGCAACGATGCAGAAAAAGCGGAACTGCTGGGTCTGGGCCAATCCCTGATTTACTCCATCCAGAGCTCCAGGATCCCGCAATTCGAAATCACCCTGAGAAAAGGTACTGCTGCTGCCCATTATGTACTGGGTGGTCCGCAGGGCAACGACACCAACGCCTTCTCCATCGGTACGGCTGCTACGGAAATCGCCGTTATGAACGGTGAAACCGCTGCTACGGCCATGTACTCCCGGAGACTGGCCAAAGACCGGAAAGCCGGTAAGGATCTGCAGCCGACCATCGATAAGATGAACGCCCTGATCCAGGCTTTCTACACCAAATCTCGTCCGAAAGTTTGCGCCGAACTGGGTCTGGTGGACGAAATCGTGGATATGAACAAACTGCGTGACTATGTAGTTGCCTTCACGGAAGCTGCTTATCAGAATCCGGAAAGCATCTGCCCGTTCCATCAAATGCTGTTGCCGCGTGCCATCAGAGAGTTCGACACTTTCGTAAAGAAATAA